From a region of the Cucumis sativus cultivar 9930 chromosome 6, Cucumber_9930_V3, whole genome shotgun sequence genome:
- the LOC101210308 gene encoding transcription factor TGA2.3 isoform X1, whose amino-acid sequence MQSFENPEQFYAHSSSSSIFLRGDDSGRFHTRFLPDIEELQQSAVAIAAFHQDDAVDLSSSSVFGLKSTHNTAFPIHLPYGNTDVVSIGRTGYLDTGQELMRLKRVAPPHSLAVTVAASSSLGNGSFENWGESAMADNSQQTDTSTDIDNDERNQFQGAVHGALMAVDSMDQSKAKSADQKTLRRLAQNREAARKSRLRKKAYVQQLENSRQRLAQLEQDLHRARQQQGIFVASGVGDHCASMAGNGALAFDLDYARWLDEHQRLINDLRALANSQLGDDELRFLVDGVMTHYDELFRLKSVGAKADVFHILSGMWKTPAERCFMWLGGFRSSELLKIVGSHLEPLTDQQLMGICNLQQSSQQAEDALSQGIEALQQSLVETLSSASLGPASSGNVADYMGQMAIAMSKLTTLENFLHQADLLRQQTLQQMHRILTTRQAARALLVISDYISRLRALSSLWLARPKE is encoded by the exons ATGCAGAGCTTTGAAAACCCAGAGCAGTTCTATgcccattcttcttcttcttcaatctttcTTCG GGGAGATGATAGTGGAAGATTTCATACGCGTTTTCTTCCGGATATTGAGGAACTTCAACAATCCGCTGTTGCTATTGCTGCTTTTCATCAAGATGATGCTGTTGATTTAAGCTCAA gctCTGTTTTCGGTTTAAAATCGACCCACAATACAGCTTTTCCAATCCACCTACCGTACGGG AACACGGATGTGGTTTCCATAGGACGAACGGGGTATTTAGATACAGGACAGGAATTGATGCGGTTGAAAAGGGTGGCTCCGCCGCATTCGCTAGCGGTGACGGTCGCAGCTTCGTCATCGTTGGGAAACGGGAGCTTTGAGAACTGGGGAGAGTCAGCCATGGCAGATAATAGCCAACAGACTGACACTTCCACAGACATCGACAATGATGAAAGAAACCAG ttccaAGGAGCTGTACATGGAGCTCTCATGGCGGTGGACTCCATGGATCAATCTAAAGCAAAATCTGCAGATCAAAAG ACTCTTCGTCGACTTGCTCAGAATCGAGAAGCAGCGAGGAAGAGTCGACTGAGGAAGAAA GCATATGTCCAGCAGCTGGAAAATAGTAGACAGAGGCTTGCGCAGCTAGAGCAGGATCTTCATCGAGCACGTCAACAG CAGGGCATTTTTGTGGCTTCTGGGGTAGGAGACCATTGTGCATCGATGGCAGGAAATG GTGCCTTGGCATTTGATCTTGACTATGCACGTTGGCTTGATGAGCATCAACGGCTTATCAATGATTTGAGAGCTTTGGCAAATTCTCAGCTTGGGGACGACGAATTGAGATTTCTTGTTGATGGGGTGATGACACATTATGATGAACTCTTTAGGCTGAAAAGTGTAGGCGCTAAGGCCGACGTATTCCACATTCTATCGGGGATGTGGAAAACCCCTGCTGAGAGGTGTTTCATGTGGCTGGGAGGATTTCGTTCGTCTGAGCTTCTAAAG ATAGTAGGGAGCCATTTGGAGCCTTTAACAGATCAACAATTGATGGGTATATGCAATTTGCAGCAATCTTCTCAACAAGCTGAAGATGCGTTGTCACAAGGCATTGAAGCTTTGCAACAATCTCTTGTAGAAACTCTTTCCTCTGCTTCTTTAGGGCCAGCCAGTTCTGGAAATGTCGCTGATTACATGGGCCAAATGGCGATTGCAATGAGCAAGCTAACTACGCTTGAGAACTTTCTACATCAG GCTGATCTTCTGAGGCAGCAAACACTCCAACAGATGCATCGGATATTAACTACTCGTCAAGCTGCACGAGCGTTACTTGTGATCAGTGATTACATTTCACGTCTTCGAGCTCTCAGTTCTCTTTGGTTAGCACGACCAAAGGAGTGA
- the LOC101210308 gene encoding transcription factor TGA2.3 isoform X2 — MQSFENPEQFYAHSSSSSIFLRGDDSGRFHTRFLPDIEELQQSAVAIAAFHQDDAVDLSSSSVFGLKSTHNTAFPIHLPYGNTDVVSIGRTGYLDTGQELMRLKRVAPPHSLAVTVAASSSLGNGSFENWGESAMADNSQQTDTSTDIDNDERNQFQGAVHGALMAVDSMDQSKAKSADQKTLRRLAQNREAARKSRLRKKAYVQQLENSRQRLAQLEQDLHRARQQGIFVASGVGDHCASMAGNGALAFDLDYARWLDEHQRLINDLRALANSQLGDDELRFLVDGVMTHYDELFRLKSVGAKADVFHILSGMWKTPAERCFMWLGGFRSSELLKIVGSHLEPLTDQQLMGICNLQQSSQQAEDALSQGIEALQQSLVETLSSASLGPASSGNVADYMGQMAIAMSKLTTLENFLHQADLLRQQTLQQMHRILTTRQAARALLVISDYISRLRALSSLWLARPKE; from the exons ATGCAGAGCTTTGAAAACCCAGAGCAGTTCTATgcccattcttcttcttcttcaatctttcTTCG GGGAGATGATAGTGGAAGATTTCATACGCGTTTTCTTCCGGATATTGAGGAACTTCAACAATCCGCTGTTGCTATTGCTGCTTTTCATCAAGATGATGCTGTTGATTTAAGCTCAA gctCTGTTTTCGGTTTAAAATCGACCCACAATACAGCTTTTCCAATCCACCTACCGTACGGG AACACGGATGTGGTTTCCATAGGACGAACGGGGTATTTAGATACAGGACAGGAATTGATGCGGTTGAAAAGGGTGGCTCCGCCGCATTCGCTAGCGGTGACGGTCGCAGCTTCGTCATCGTTGGGAAACGGGAGCTTTGAGAACTGGGGAGAGTCAGCCATGGCAGATAATAGCCAACAGACTGACACTTCCACAGACATCGACAATGATGAAAGAAACCAG ttccaAGGAGCTGTACATGGAGCTCTCATGGCGGTGGACTCCATGGATCAATCTAAAGCAAAATCTGCAGATCAAAAG ACTCTTCGTCGACTTGCTCAGAATCGAGAAGCAGCGAGGAAGAGTCGACTGAGGAAGAAA GCATATGTCCAGCAGCTGGAAAATAGTAGACAGAGGCTTGCGCAGCTAGAGCAGGATCTTCATCGAGCACGTCAACAG GGCATTTTTGTGGCTTCTGGGGTAGGAGACCATTGTGCATCGATGGCAGGAAATG GTGCCTTGGCATTTGATCTTGACTATGCACGTTGGCTTGATGAGCATCAACGGCTTATCAATGATTTGAGAGCTTTGGCAAATTCTCAGCTTGGGGACGACGAATTGAGATTTCTTGTTGATGGGGTGATGACACATTATGATGAACTCTTTAGGCTGAAAAGTGTAGGCGCTAAGGCCGACGTATTCCACATTCTATCGGGGATGTGGAAAACCCCTGCTGAGAGGTGTTTCATGTGGCTGGGAGGATTTCGTTCGTCTGAGCTTCTAAAG ATAGTAGGGAGCCATTTGGAGCCTTTAACAGATCAACAATTGATGGGTATATGCAATTTGCAGCAATCTTCTCAACAAGCTGAAGATGCGTTGTCACAAGGCATTGAAGCTTTGCAACAATCTCTTGTAGAAACTCTTTCCTCTGCTTCTTTAGGGCCAGCCAGTTCTGGAAATGTCGCTGATTACATGGGCCAAATGGCGATTGCAATGAGCAAGCTAACTACGCTTGAGAACTTTCTACATCAG GCTGATCTTCTGAGGCAGCAAACACTCCAACAGATGCATCGGATATTAACTACTCGTCAAGCTGCACGAGCGTTACTTGTGATCAGTGATTACATTTCACGTCTTCGAGCTCTCAGTTCTCTTTGGTTAGCACGACCAAAGGAGTGA